One window of the Melospiza melodia melodia isolate bMelMel2 chromosome 15, bMelMel2.pri, whole genome shotgun sequence genome contains the following:
- the AP4E1 gene encoding AP-4 complex subunit epsilon-1 isoform X1: protein MSDVVERTLSALPGLLGQHDPGAGPGGAGGPGRVSASSRLGSLIRSITALTSKHEEEKLIQQELTSLKATVSAPSTTLRLMKECMVRLIYCEMLGYESSFGYIHAIKLAQQGNLLEKRVGYLAVSLFLHENHELLLLLVNTVVKDLQSTNLVEVCMALTVVSQIFPREMIPAVLPLIEDKLQHSKEIIRRKAVQALYKFYLIAPNQVQHIHDKFRKALCDRDAGVMAASLHIYLQMIKENSSGYKDLTGSFVTILKQVVGGKLSADFNYHSVPAPWLQIQLLRILGLLGKDDPRASELMYDVLDESLRRAEINHNITYAILFECVQTIYTIHPKSELLEKAAKCIGKFVLSPKINLKYLGLKALTYVIQQDPNLALQHQMTIIECLDHPDPIIKRETLELLYRITNGQNVIVIVQKMLDYLKESQEEYAIISLVGKIAELAEKYAPNNEWFIQTMNAVFSVGGDVVHSDIPNNFLRLLAEGFDDEKEDHQLRVYAVQSYLALLEEEDKLYPQKFLQVMSWVLGEYFSLVTDVDPEVILTKLHSLLKKTFVTSETKAWIMAAVTKIASHTSCSKTVDEIIQELSSSLDTCLRQYAFELKHLCEDKALMKTLLPFDASCSDLVVDASLSFLDGFVAEGLAHGAAPYKPHHQRQEEKLSQEKALNFEPYGLSFASSVSSSGVTGRQSPTGLSFGSDISGNSAETGHKETNTLKLEGVRKLWGKEGYLPKKENKTGKENEPQPVPCGSLLAGQVGEAPALQPVQGASLSEEDKEKQQLASTLFIGLGSSAGVSLMGKADTATQKFKRKSKVTETQQLSEEASDFQASAASDFDPLLDTVPVNVEDSEGSLHTRLRKASPSSSDTVEDNLAFETPQSLRKSVLDDRISANRLSQSSLFADGNIEIFQPSSSAQCESASETPLVPSLPEELEELPHSEVVGLCQSDALALHLCKVWTDDSLLLIVFVSNKTTSALHAVNLVFEETEHFQILESATSHFPVIEAQSVEHCQKCVRMNKVCTQAILPASVSCQSEMETCLEFSVALSLMDFIRPMAMTTEDFGKLWLSLSNDVKQNIKMSSCQDSLSAALDTLQQKLKLHRVDVIGNEGILACQLLPSVPCLLHCRTHSGMLALWFRSPCAALPDGLLYQCQKVMEES, encoded by the exons ATGAGCGACGTTGTGGAGCGGACGCTGAGCGCCCTGCccgggctgctggggcagcacgaTCCGGgtgccggcccgggcggtgccggcggcCCCGGCAGGGTATCGGCCTCCTCCCGGCTCGGCAGCCTCATCCGGAGCATCACGGCGCTCACCTCCAAGCAC gaagaagaaaaattaatcCAGCAGGAACTAACCAGTTTGAAAGCAACAGTTTCAGCCCCCAGCACAACACTT AGGCTGATGAAAGAATGCATGGTGAGACTCATCTATTGTGAAATGCTGGGCTACGAGTCTTCCTTTGGATACATCCACGCAATCAAACTTGCCCAGCAAGGGAACCTTCTGGAGAAGAGAGTTG GTTACTTGGCAGTTTCTCTATTTCTACATGAAAATCATGAACTGCTGCTTCTACTTGTGAACACAGTTGTGAAG GACTTGCAGAGCACTAACCTGGTGGAGGTGTGCATGGCGTTAACTGTTGTCAGCCAGATCTTTCCACGGGAGATGATTCCAGCTGTCCTGCCCCTAATAGAAGACAAACTTCAGCATTCTAA GGAAATTATCCGAAGAAAAGCTGTTCAAGCTTTATACAAATTCTATCTCATTGCTCCTAATCAAGTTCAGCACATCCACGATAAGTTCAGGAAGGCTTTGTGTGACAGGGATGCTGGAGTCATGGCTGCTTCTTTGCATATTTATCTGCAAATGATTAAG GAAAACTCATCTGGATACAAGGACTTGACTGGGAGTTTTGTGACCATCCTGAAGCAGGTGGTGGGAGGAAAACTCTCTGCTGATTTCAACTACCACAGTGTGCCAGCACCATGGTTACAAATTCAGCTTTTAAGAATTTTGGGGCTGTTGGGAAAAGATGATCCAAG GGCAAGTGAATTGATGTATGATGTTCTAGATGAATCTTTAAGAAGAGCAGAGATTAATCATAATATTACATATG ccatcCTGTTTGAATGTGTCCAAACAATTTACACCATTCATCCCAAATCAGAATTACTTGAAAAGGCTGCCAAGTGCATTGGAAAATTTGTTTTGTCAcccaaaattaatttgaaatactTAG GGTTAAAGGCTCTGACCTATGTTATCCAGCAGGATCCAAACCTGGCACTTCAGCACCAGATGACAATCATTGAATGTCTGGACCATCCAGATCCCATTATTAAAAGGGAG ACTTTAGAGCTTCTCTACAGGATTACAAATGGGCAGAATGTAATTGTCATAGTCCAGAAGATGCTTGATTACTTAAAAGAAAGCCAAGAGGAATATGCCATCATCAGCTTAGTTGGCAAAATAGCAGAACTAGCTGAGaa ATATGCCCCTAACAATGAGTGGTTCATCCAGACAATGAATGCTGTGTTCTCAGTTGGAGGTGATGTTGTACATTCTGATATCCCAAACAACTTCCTGAGGCTGTTGGCTGAAG GATTTGATGATGAAAAAGAAGATCATCAGCTCCGGGTGTATGCAGTACAGTCTTACTTGGCATTACTTGAGGAGGAAGATAAATTGTATCCACAGAAATTCCTTCAAGTTATGAGCTGG GTGTTGGGAGAATATTTCAGTCTTGTTACAGATGTTGATCCAGAAGTTATTTTGACAAAGCTGCACAGCCTGCTGAAGAAGACTTTTGTTACTTCTGAAACTAAAGCGTGGATAATGGCTGCAGTCACCAAGATAGCATCACACACTTCGTGCTCAAAAACAGTGGATGAAATAATCCAAGAACTCAGCAGCTCTCTGGATACATGCCTGAGGCAATATGCCTTTGAACTGAAGCATCTGTGTGAAGACAAAGCACTGATGAAGACCTTGCTTCCATTTGATGCTAGTTGCAGTGACCTGGTG GTAGATGCTTCCTTGTCTTTTCTGGATGGGTTTGTGGCTGAGGGACTTGCTCATGGTGCAGCACCATATAAACCTCATCACCAGAGACAAGAGGAGAAACTTTCTCAGGAAAAAG CTCTGAATTTTGAACCTTATGGGTTGTCCTTTGCTTCAAGTGTGTCCTCATCTGGTGTCACTGGCAGACAGTCCCCCACTGGTTTATCTTTTGGCTCTGATATATCTGGGAATAGTGCTGAGACAGGGCACAAAGA GACAAATACTCTGAAACTTGAGGGAGTACGCAAGCTGTGGGGGAAAGAAGGTTAccttccaaagaaagaaaacaaaacagggaaagaaaatgAGCCACAACCAGTGCCTTGTGGCAGCTTATTAGCAGGGCAGGTGGGGGAAGCTCCTGCACTGCAGCCTGTGCAAGGTGCCAGCCTGTCTGAGGAGGACAAAGAGAAGCAGCAGTTAGCATCAACTTTGTTCATTGGGCTGGGATCAAGTGCTGGTGTCAGCCTG aTGGGCAAAGCAGACACAGCTACTCAGAAGTTCAAAAGGAAATCAAAGGTAACTGAAACTCAGCAGTTGAGTGAGGAGGCATCAGACTTCCAAGCCAGTGCTGCTTCAGATTTTGATCCCTTACTTGATACAGTACCTGTTAATGTGGAAGACTCTGAGGGAAGTCTGCACACAAGGTTAAGAAAAGCCTCCCCTTCTTCTTCAGATACTGTAGAAGACAATTTGGCATTTGAAACACCTCAGTCCCTCAGAAAATCTGTGCTGGATGACAGAATTTCAGCTAACAGGCTGTCACAGTCATCTTTGTTTGCTGATGGCAATATTGAAATTTTTCAGCCTTCTTCAAGTGCTCAATGTGAAAGTGCCAGTGAAACACCATTGGTCCCTTCCTTACCAGAAGAACTTGAAGAGCTTCCTCACTCTGAAGTGGTGGGACTTTGTCAGAGTGATGCCTTAGCTCTGCATTTATGTAAGGTGTGGACAGATGACTCTCTGTTGCTCATTGTTTTTGTTTCAAATAAAACCACTTCTGCACTTCATGCTGTGAACTTAGTGTTTGAAGAAACAGAACACTTCCAG ATTTTGGAGAGTGCCACGTCCCATTTTCCTGTAATTGAAGCTCAAAGTGTGGAACATTGCCAGAAATGTGTGAGGATGAACAAAGTCTGTACACAGGCAATTCTTCCTGCTTCTGTTAGCTGCCAGTCAGAGATGGAAACTTGCCTTGAATTTTCAGTAGCTTTATCATTGATGGACTTCATCAG GCCAATGGCAATGACTACAGAAGACTTTGGGAAGCTGTGGTTGTCCCTTTCTAATGATGTGAAACAGAACATAAAAATGTCATCTTGCCAAGATTCCCTTTCAGCAGCCCTGGACACACTGCAACAGAAGCTGAAACTCCACAGAGTTGATGTTATAG GCAATGAGGGAATCCTGGCCTGCCAGCTCCTCCCATCTGTGCCCTGCCTGCTGCACTGCCGTACCCACTCAGGGATGCTGGCCCTGTGGTTCAGGTCCCCTTGTGCTGCTCTTCCAGATGGATTGCTCTATCAGTGTCAGAAGGTGATGGAGGAATCCTGA
- the AP4E1 gene encoding AP-4 complex subunit epsilon-1 isoform X2, with product MKECMVRLIYCEMLGYESSFGYIHAIKLAQQGNLLEKRVGYLAVSLFLHENHELLLLLVNTVVKDLQSTNLVEVCMALTVVSQIFPREMIPAVLPLIEDKLQHSKEIIRRKAVQALYKFYLIAPNQVQHIHDKFRKALCDRDAGVMAASLHIYLQMIKENSSGYKDLTGSFVTILKQVVGGKLSADFNYHSVPAPWLQIQLLRILGLLGKDDPRASELMYDVLDESLRRAEINHNITYAILFECVQTIYTIHPKSELLEKAAKCIGKFVLSPKINLKYLGLKALTYVIQQDPNLALQHQMTIIECLDHPDPIIKRETLELLYRITNGQNVIVIVQKMLDYLKESQEEYAIISLVGKIAELAEKYAPNNEWFIQTMNAVFSVGGDVVHSDIPNNFLRLLAEGFDDEKEDHQLRVYAVQSYLALLEEEDKLYPQKFLQVMSWVLGEYFSLVTDVDPEVILTKLHSLLKKTFVTSETKAWIMAAVTKIASHTSCSKTVDEIIQELSSSLDTCLRQYAFELKHLCEDKALMKTLLPFDASCSDLVVDASLSFLDGFVAEGLAHGAAPYKPHHQRQEEKLSQEKALNFEPYGLSFASSVSSSGVTGRQSPTGLSFGSDISGNSAETGHKETNTLKLEGVRKLWGKEGYLPKKENKTGKENEPQPVPCGSLLAGQVGEAPALQPVQGASLSEEDKEKQQLASTLFIGLGSSAGVSLMGKADTATQKFKRKSKVTETQQLSEEASDFQASAASDFDPLLDTVPVNVEDSEGSLHTRLRKASPSSSDTVEDNLAFETPQSLRKSVLDDRISANRLSQSSLFADGNIEIFQPSSSAQCESASETPLVPSLPEELEELPHSEVVGLCQSDALALHLCKVWTDDSLLLIVFVSNKTTSALHAVNLVFEETEHFQILESATSHFPVIEAQSVEHCQKCVRMNKVCTQAILPASVSCQSEMETCLEFSVALSLMDFIRPMAMTTEDFGKLWLSLSNDVKQNIKMSSCQDSLSAALDTLQQKLKLHRVDVIGNEGILACQLLPSVPCLLHCRTHSGMLALWFRSPCAALPDGLLYQCQKVMEES from the exons ATGAAAGAATGCATGGTGAGACTCATCTATTGTGAAATGCTGGGCTACGAGTCTTCCTTTGGATACATCCACGCAATCAAACTTGCCCAGCAAGGGAACCTTCTGGAGAAGAGAGTTG GTTACTTGGCAGTTTCTCTATTTCTACATGAAAATCATGAACTGCTGCTTCTACTTGTGAACACAGTTGTGAAG GACTTGCAGAGCACTAACCTGGTGGAGGTGTGCATGGCGTTAACTGTTGTCAGCCAGATCTTTCCACGGGAGATGATTCCAGCTGTCCTGCCCCTAATAGAAGACAAACTTCAGCATTCTAA GGAAATTATCCGAAGAAAAGCTGTTCAAGCTTTATACAAATTCTATCTCATTGCTCCTAATCAAGTTCAGCACATCCACGATAAGTTCAGGAAGGCTTTGTGTGACAGGGATGCTGGAGTCATGGCTGCTTCTTTGCATATTTATCTGCAAATGATTAAG GAAAACTCATCTGGATACAAGGACTTGACTGGGAGTTTTGTGACCATCCTGAAGCAGGTGGTGGGAGGAAAACTCTCTGCTGATTTCAACTACCACAGTGTGCCAGCACCATGGTTACAAATTCAGCTTTTAAGAATTTTGGGGCTGTTGGGAAAAGATGATCCAAG GGCAAGTGAATTGATGTATGATGTTCTAGATGAATCTTTAAGAAGAGCAGAGATTAATCATAATATTACATATG ccatcCTGTTTGAATGTGTCCAAACAATTTACACCATTCATCCCAAATCAGAATTACTTGAAAAGGCTGCCAAGTGCATTGGAAAATTTGTTTTGTCAcccaaaattaatttgaaatactTAG GGTTAAAGGCTCTGACCTATGTTATCCAGCAGGATCCAAACCTGGCACTTCAGCACCAGATGACAATCATTGAATGTCTGGACCATCCAGATCCCATTATTAAAAGGGAG ACTTTAGAGCTTCTCTACAGGATTACAAATGGGCAGAATGTAATTGTCATAGTCCAGAAGATGCTTGATTACTTAAAAGAAAGCCAAGAGGAATATGCCATCATCAGCTTAGTTGGCAAAATAGCAGAACTAGCTGAGaa ATATGCCCCTAACAATGAGTGGTTCATCCAGACAATGAATGCTGTGTTCTCAGTTGGAGGTGATGTTGTACATTCTGATATCCCAAACAACTTCCTGAGGCTGTTGGCTGAAG GATTTGATGATGAAAAAGAAGATCATCAGCTCCGGGTGTATGCAGTACAGTCTTACTTGGCATTACTTGAGGAGGAAGATAAATTGTATCCACAGAAATTCCTTCAAGTTATGAGCTGG GTGTTGGGAGAATATTTCAGTCTTGTTACAGATGTTGATCCAGAAGTTATTTTGACAAAGCTGCACAGCCTGCTGAAGAAGACTTTTGTTACTTCTGAAACTAAAGCGTGGATAATGGCTGCAGTCACCAAGATAGCATCACACACTTCGTGCTCAAAAACAGTGGATGAAATAATCCAAGAACTCAGCAGCTCTCTGGATACATGCCTGAGGCAATATGCCTTTGAACTGAAGCATCTGTGTGAAGACAAAGCACTGATGAAGACCTTGCTTCCATTTGATGCTAGTTGCAGTGACCTGGTG GTAGATGCTTCCTTGTCTTTTCTGGATGGGTTTGTGGCTGAGGGACTTGCTCATGGTGCAGCACCATATAAACCTCATCACCAGAGACAAGAGGAGAAACTTTCTCAGGAAAAAG CTCTGAATTTTGAACCTTATGGGTTGTCCTTTGCTTCAAGTGTGTCCTCATCTGGTGTCACTGGCAGACAGTCCCCCACTGGTTTATCTTTTGGCTCTGATATATCTGGGAATAGTGCTGAGACAGGGCACAAAGA GACAAATACTCTGAAACTTGAGGGAGTACGCAAGCTGTGGGGGAAAGAAGGTTAccttccaaagaaagaaaacaaaacagggaaagaaaatgAGCCACAACCAGTGCCTTGTGGCAGCTTATTAGCAGGGCAGGTGGGGGAAGCTCCTGCACTGCAGCCTGTGCAAGGTGCCAGCCTGTCTGAGGAGGACAAAGAGAAGCAGCAGTTAGCATCAACTTTGTTCATTGGGCTGGGATCAAGTGCTGGTGTCAGCCTG aTGGGCAAAGCAGACACAGCTACTCAGAAGTTCAAAAGGAAATCAAAGGTAACTGAAACTCAGCAGTTGAGTGAGGAGGCATCAGACTTCCAAGCCAGTGCTGCTTCAGATTTTGATCCCTTACTTGATACAGTACCTGTTAATGTGGAAGACTCTGAGGGAAGTCTGCACACAAGGTTAAGAAAAGCCTCCCCTTCTTCTTCAGATACTGTAGAAGACAATTTGGCATTTGAAACACCTCAGTCCCTCAGAAAATCTGTGCTGGATGACAGAATTTCAGCTAACAGGCTGTCACAGTCATCTTTGTTTGCTGATGGCAATATTGAAATTTTTCAGCCTTCTTCAAGTGCTCAATGTGAAAGTGCCAGTGAAACACCATTGGTCCCTTCCTTACCAGAAGAACTTGAAGAGCTTCCTCACTCTGAAGTGGTGGGACTTTGTCAGAGTGATGCCTTAGCTCTGCATTTATGTAAGGTGTGGACAGATGACTCTCTGTTGCTCATTGTTTTTGTTTCAAATAAAACCACTTCTGCACTTCATGCTGTGAACTTAGTGTTTGAAGAAACAGAACACTTCCAG ATTTTGGAGAGTGCCACGTCCCATTTTCCTGTAATTGAAGCTCAAAGTGTGGAACATTGCCAGAAATGTGTGAGGATGAACAAAGTCTGTACACAGGCAATTCTTCCTGCTTCTGTTAGCTGCCAGTCAGAGATGGAAACTTGCCTTGAATTTTCAGTAGCTTTATCATTGATGGACTTCATCAG GCCAATGGCAATGACTACAGAAGACTTTGGGAAGCTGTGGTTGTCCCTTTCTAATGATGTGAAACAGAACATAAAAATGTCATCTTGCCAAGATTCCCTTTCAGCAGCCCTGGACACACTGCAACAGAAGCTGAAACTCCACAGAGTTGATGTTATAG GCAATGAGGGAATCCTGGCCTGCCAGCTCCTCCCATCTGTGCCCTGCCTGCTGCACTGCCGTACCCACTCAGGGATGCTGGCCCTGTGGTTCAGGTCCCCTTGTGCTGCTCTTCCAGATGGATTGCTCTATCAGTGTCAGAAGGTGATGGAGGAATCCTGA
- the TNFAIP8L3 gene encoding tumor necrosis factor alpha-induced protein 8-like protein 3 — MDSDSAELSEGELVSPAGPDYFSSKNLALQAQKKILSKMATKTMANMLIDDTSSEIFDELYKVTKEHTRNKKEAHKIMKDLIKVAIKIGILYRNNQFNQEELEIVDKFRKKLNQTAMTIVSFYEVEYTFDRNVLAELLHECKELVHELVGRHLTARSHGRINHVFNHFADVEFLSALYSLDGDCRPYLKKICNGINKLLDEKVL; from the coding sequence GTCCCGATTATTTCAGCTCCAAGAATCTTGCACTGCAAGCCCAGAAAAAGATCCTGAGTAAAATGGCAACCAAAACCATGGCTAACATGCTAATCGACGACACAAGCAGCGAAATCTTCGACGAGCTGTACAAAGTCACAAAGGAGCACACCAGGAACAAAAAGGAAGCCCATAAAATCATGAAAGACCTGATCAAAGTGGCCATAAAAATCGGGATCCTCTACCGAAACAACCAGTTCaaccaggaagagctggagatcGTGGACAAGTTCAGGAAGAAGCTGAACCAAACTGCCATGACCATCGTCAGCTTCTACGAGGTGGAGTACACCTTTGACAGGAACGTGCTGGCAGAACTGCTGCACGAGTGCAAGGAGCTCGTGCACGAACTCGTGGGGCGGCACCTGACGGCGCGCTCCCACGGGCGCATCAACCACGTCTTCAACCACTTTGCAGATGTGGAGTTCCTGTCTGCCCTCTACAGCCTGGATGGGGACTGCCGGCCCTACCTCAAAAAGATCTGCAACGGCATCAACAAACTGCTCGACGAGAAGGTTCTTTGA